A stretch of Heptranchias perlo isolate sHepPer1 chromosome 36, sHepPer1.hap1, whole genome shotgun sequence DNA encodes these proteins:
- the znf503 gene encoding zinc finger protein 503 isoform X3, producing the protein MLTARTGHILHPEYLQPLPSTPVSPIELDAKKSPLALLAQTCSQIGKPDPPPSSKLTSVTSNGTSDKDSGKSAPLKLSDIGVEDKSSFKPYSKHTEKKDSSSSGSSSVSGEKSGFRVPSATCQPFTPRTGSPNSSTSSPMPSEGKGTDSQEKKDIDTVKHSSTDNSTTTSVSHNRISVSCAGINVEVNQHQETSVSKPITSETSALGSGLVAPVSPYKPGQTVFPLPPASMTYPGTLGAYAGYPHQFVPHGVSLDHAKSSLVGAAQLASSLGCGLSSKPTGSSPLAGASPPSMMTASLCRDPYCLSYHCAAHLAGAASNSCTHDPTALKSGYPLVYPSHPLHAVHTSMSSNAGTPTLTGHHLYPYGFMLPNDPQPHICNWVSANGPCDKRFCTSEELLNHLRTHTAFCGTDKLMAGYPSSSLGSAAAAAAAAAVACHMHLPPTGAPGSPGGLTLRSPHALGLSSRYHPYAKSPLPTHGAPGPVTTLPVPATGHYYSPYALYGQRLTTASALGYQ; encoded by the exons ATGCTTACAGCTCGCACCGGACACATTTTGCATCCTGAGTATTTACAGCCTTTACCATCTACGCCCGTAAGTCCCATCGAG CTCGATGCGAAGAAGAGTCCTTTGGCACTTTTGGCTCAAACATGTTCTCAGATTGGGAAGCCGGATCCCCCTCCATCCTCAAAGCTAACTTCTGTTACTTCAAATGGTACAAGTGATAAAGACTCCGGAAAATCCGCTCCATTGAAACTTAGTGACATTGGCGTGGAAGACAAGTCGAGTTTTAAACCGTActccaaacacacagagaaaaagGATTCCAGTTCCTCGGGCTCTTCCAGCGTTTCTGGGGAAAAGTCTGGTTTCCGCGTGCCTAGCGCCACCTGCCAACCATTCACGCCAAGGACAGGCAGTCCAAATTCCAGCACTTCTTCACCCATGCCATCCGAGGGCAAAGGCACTGACAGTCAGGAAAAGAAAGATATCGACACCGTAAAACACAGCTCTACAGACAATTCCACGACCACCAGCGTCAGCCACAACCGGATTAGTGTCAGTTGTGCTGGGATAAACGTGGAGGTGAATCAGCATCAGGAGACTTCAGTTTCAAAACCCATTACTTCGGAGACTTCAGCTCTGGGTTCTGGACTTGTTGCCCCTGTTTCGCCCTATAAACCCGGACAGACTGTTTTTCCTTTGCCTCCAGCCAGTATGACCTACCCAGGAACTCTCGGAGCCTACGCCGGCTATCCGCATCAATTTGTACCACATGGCGTCAGCTTGGATCACGCCAAATCCAGCCTGGTCGGAGCGGCTCAGCTGGCCAGTTCTTTGGGTTGTGGCCTCTCCAGTAAACCTACCGGTTCCAGCCCATTAGCCGGTGCCTCTCCACCCTCAATGATGACGGCCAGTCTTTGCAGAGATCCCTACTGTCTAAGTTATCACTGCGCTGCTCACCTCGCCGGGGCGGCCAGCAATTCTTGTACCCATGATCCCACGGCTTTGAAGTCTGGATACCCTCTGGTTTACCCCTCACACCCTCTACATGCCGTCCACACGTCCATGTCCAGCAACGCTGGAACGCCAACCCTGACAGGACACCATTTGTACCCTTATGGCTTCATGCTACCTAACGACCCCCAGCCACACATCTGCAATTGGGTCTCGGCCAATGGACCATGCGACAAGCGATTTTGCACCTCAGAGGAACTGCTCAACCACTTGCGAACGCACACTGCTTTCTGCGGGACTGATAAACTCATGGCCGGTTACCCAAGTTCGTCTCTGGGCAGTGCGGCGGCGGCGGCAGCTGCAGCAGCCGTGGCGTGTCACATGCACCTCCCACCGACAGGGGCGCCTGGGAGCCCTGGCGGTCTCACACTAAGGAGCCCCCACGCTTTAGGACTCAGCAGCAGGTACCACCCGTACGCGAAGAGCCCCCTGCCGACCCATGGAGCTCCAGGGCCGGTCACCACTCTACCAGTGCCGGCTACAGGACACTATTACTCTCCATACGCACTCTACGGCCAGAGGTTAACCACAGCTTCAGCACTGGGCTATCAGTGA
- the znf503 gene encoding zinc finger protein 503 isoform X2, producing MCTICTFQNRIDIKIVCNRLLIIRITATEISNNSSRGNSSSKPFYHSVPPSDPLRQANRLPIKVLKMLTARTGHILHPEYLQPLPSTPVSPIELDAKKSPLALLAQTCSQIGKPDPPPSSKLTSVTSNGTSDKDSGKSAPLKLSDIGVEDKSSFKPYSKHTEKKDSSSSGSSSVSGEKSGFRVPSATCQPFTPRTGSPNSSTSSPMPSEGKGTDSQEKKDIDTVKHSSTDNSTTTSVSHNRISVSCAGINVEVNQHQETSVSKPITSETSALGSGLVAPVSPYKPGQTVFPLPPASMTYPGTLGAYAGYPHQFVPHGVSLDHAKSSLVGAAQLASSLGCGLSSKPTGSSPLAGASPPSMMTASLCRDPYCLSYHCAAHLAGAASNSCTHDPTALKSGYPLVYPSHPLHAVHTSMSSNAGTPTLTGHHLYPYGFMLPNDPQPHICNWVSANGPCDKRFCTSEELLNHLRTHTAFCGTDKLMAGYPSSSLGSAAAAAAAAAVACHMHLPPTGAPGSPGGLTLRSPHALGLSSRYHPYAKSPLPTHGAPGPVTTLPVPATGHYYSPYALYGQRLTTASALGYQ from the exons ATGTGTACGATATGTACATTTCAGAATAGAATCGACATTAAAATTGTTTGTAACCGACTATTAATAATCAG AATTACAGCGACTGAAATCAGCAATAACAGCAGCAGGGGAAACAGTAGTAGCAAACCTTTCTACCACTCCGTACCTCCCTCAGACCCTTTAAGACAAGCTAATCGTCTTCCTATCAAGGTTTTGAAAATGCTTACAGCTCGCACCGGACACATTTTGCATCCTGAGTATTTACAGCCTTTACCATCTACGCCCGTAAGTCCCATCGAG CTCGATGCGAAGAAGAGTCCTTTGGCACTTTTGGCTCAAACATGTTCTCAGATTGGGAAGCCGGATCCCCCTCCATCCTCAAAGCTAACTTCTGTTACTTCAAATGGTACAAGTGATAAAGACTCCGGAAAATCCGCTCCATTGAAACTTAGTGACATTGGCGTGGAAGACAAGTCGAGTTTTAAACCGTActccaaacacacagagaaaaagGATTCCAGTTCCTCGGGCTCTTCCAGCGTTTCTGGGGAAAAGTCTGGTTTCCGCGTGCCTAGCGCCACCTGCCAACCATTCACGCCAAGGACAGGCAGTCCAAATTCCAGCACTTCTTCACCCATGCCATCCGAGGGCAAAGGCACTGACAGTCAGGAAAAGAAAGATATCGACACCGTAAAACACAGCTCTACAGACAATTCCACGACCACCAGCGTCAGCCACAACCGGATTAGTGTCAGTTGTGCTGGGATAAACGTGGAGGTGAATCAGCATCAGGAGACTTCAGTTTCAAAACCCATTACTTCGGAGACTTCAGCTCTGGGTTCTGGACTTGTTGCCCCTGTTTCGCCCTATAAACCCGGACAGACTGTTTTTCCTTTGCCTCCAGCCAGTATGACCTACCCAGGAACTCTCGGAGCCTACGCCGGCTATCCGCATCAATTTGTACCACATGGCGTCAGCTTGGATCACGCCAAATCCAGCCTGGTCGGAGCGGCTCAGCTGGCCAGTTCTTTGGGTTGTGGCCTCTCCAGTAAACCTACCGGTTCCAGCCCATTAGCCGGTGCCTCTCCACCCTCAATGATGACGGCCAGTCTTTGCAGAGATCCCTACTGTCTAAGTTATCACTGCGCTGCTCACCTCGCCGGGGCGGCCAGCAATTCTTGTACCCATGATCCCACGGCTTTGAAGTCTGGATACCCTCTGGTTTACCCCTCACACCCTCTACATGCCGTCCACACGTCCATGTCCAGCAACGCTGGAACGCCAACCCTGACAGGACACCATTTGTACCCTTATGGCTTCATGCTACCTAACGACCCCCAGCCACACATCTGCAATTGGGTCTCGGCCAATGGACCATGCGACAAGCGATTTTGCACCTCAGAGGAACTGCTCAACCACTTGCGAACGCACACTGCTTTCTGCGGGACTGATAAACTCATGGCCGGTTACCCAAGTTCGTCTCTGGGCAGTGCGGCGGCGGCGGCAGCTGCAGCAGCCGTGGCGTGTCACATGCACCTCCCACCGACAGGGGCGCCTGGGAGCCCTGGCGGTCTCACACTAAGGAGCCCCCACGCTTTAGGACTCAGCAGCAGGTACCACCCGTACGCGAAGAGCCCCCTGCCGACCCATGGAGCTCCAGGGCCGGTCACCACTCTACCAGTGCCGGCTACAGGACACTATTACTCTCCATACGCACTCTACGGCCAGAGGTTAACCACAGCTTCAGCACTGGGCTATCAGTGA
- the znf503 gene encoding zinc finger protein 503 isoform X1: MKGSRGILCLKSCPIARESEYLLAGITATEISNNSSRGNSSSKPFYHSVPPSDPLRQANRLPIKVLKMLTARTGHILHPEYLQPLPSTPVSPIELDAKKSPLALLAQTCSQIGKPDPPPSSKLTSVTSNGTSDKDSGKSAPLKLSDIGVEDKSSFKPYSKHTEKKDSSSSGSSSVSGEKSGFRVPSATCQPFTPRTGSPNSSTSSPMPSEGKGTDSQEKKDIDTVKHSSTDNSTTTSVSHNRISVSCAGINVEVNQHQETSVSKPITSETSALGSGLVAPVSPYKPGQTVFPLPPASMTYPGTLGAYAGYPHQFVPHGVSLDHAKSSLVGAAQLASSLGCGLSSKPTGSSPLAGASPPSMMTASLCRDPYCLSYHCAAHLAGAASNSCTHDPTALKSGYPLVYPSHPLHAVHTSMSSNAGTPTLTGHHLYPYGFMLPNDPQPHICNWVSANGPCDKRFCTSEELLNHLRTHTAFCGTDKLMAGYPSSSLGSAAAAAAAAAVACHMHLPPTGAPGSPGGLTLRSPHALGLSSRYHPYAKSPLPTHGAPGPVTTLPVPATGHYYSPYALYGQRLTTASALGYQ; this comes from the exons ATGAAAGGAAGCCGCGGCATTTTATGTCTGAAAAGCTGCCCAATTGCCCGGGAGTCTGAATACTTATTAGCCGG AATTACAGCGACTGAAATCAGCAATAACAGCAGCAGGGGAAACAGTAGTAGCAAACCTTTCTACCACTCCGTACCTCCCTCAGACCCTTTAAGACAAGCTAATCGTCTTCCTATCAAGGTTTTGAAAATGCTTACAGCTCGCACCGGACACATTTTGCATCCTGAGTATTTACAGCCTTTACCATCTACGCCCGTAAGTCCCATCGAG CTCGATGCGAAGAAGAGTCCTTTGGCACTTTTGGCTCAAACATGTTCTCAGATTGGGAAGCCGGATCCCCCTCCATCCTCAAAGCTAACTTCTGTTACTTCAAATGGTACAAGTGATAAAGACTCCGGAAAATCCGCTCCATTGAAACTTAGTGACATTGGCGTGGAAGACAAGTCGAGTTTTAAACCGTActccaaacacacagagaaaaagGATTCCAGTTCCTCGGGCTCTTCCAGCGTTTCTGGGGAAAAGTCTGGTTTCCGCGTGCCTAGCGCCACCTGCCAACCATTCACGCCAAGGACAGGCAGTCCAAATTCCAGCACTTCTTCACCCATGCCATCCGAGGGCAAAGGCACTGACAGTCAGGAAAAGAAAGATATCGACACCGTAAAACACAGCTCTACAGACAATTCCACGACCACCAGCGTCAGCCACAACCGGATTAGTGTCAGTTGTGCTGGGATAAACGTGGAGGTGAATCAGCATCAGGAGACTTCAGTTTCAAAACCCATTACTTCGGAGACTTCAGCTCTGGGTTCTGGACTTGTTGCCCCTGTTTCGCCCTATAAACCCGGACAGACTGTTTTTCCTTTGCCTCCAGCCAGTATGACCTACCCAGGAACTCTCGGAGCCTACGCCGGCTATCCGCATCAATTTGTACCACATGGCGTCAGCTTGGATCACGCCAAATCCAGCCTGGTCGGAGCGGCTCAGCTGGCCAGTTCTTTGGGTTGTGGCCTCTCCAGTAAACCTACCGGTTCCAGCCCATTAGCCGGTGCCTCTCCACCCTCAATGATGACGGCCAGTCTTTGCAGAGATCCCTACTGTCTAAGTTATCACTGCGCTGCTCACCTCGCCGGGGCGGCCAGCAATTCTTGTACCCATGATCCCACGGCTTTGAAGTCTGGATACCCTCTGGTTTACCCCTCACACCCTCTACATGCCGTCCACACGTCCATGTCCAGCAACGCTGGAACGCCAACCCTGACAGGACACCATTTGTACCCTTATGGCTTCATGCTACCTAACGACCCCCAGCCACACATCTGCAATTGGGTCTCGGCCAATGGACCATGCGACAAGCGATTTTGCACCTCAGAGGAACTGCTCAACCACTTGCGAACGCACACTGCTTTCTGCGGGACTGATAAACTCATGGCCGGTTACCCAAGTTCGTCTCTGGGCAGTGCGGCGGCGGCGGCAGCTGCAGCAGCCGTGGCGTGTCACATGCACCTCCCACCGACAGGGGCGCCTGGGAGCCCTGGCGGTCTCACACTAAGGAGCCCCCACGCTTTAGGACTCAGCAGCAGGTACCACCCGTACGCGAAGAGCCCCCTGCCGACCCATGGAGCTCCAGGGCCGGTCACCACTCTACCAGTGCCGGCTACAGGACACTATTACTCTCCATACGCACTCTACGGCCAGAGGTTAACCACAGCTTCAGCACTGGGCTATCAGTGA